One stretch of Cryptococcus neoformans var. neoformans B-3501A chromosome 5, whole genome shotgun sequence DNA includes these proteins:
- a CDS encoding hypothetical protein (Match to ESTs gb|CF187831.1|CF187831, gb|CF187830.1|CF187830; HMMPfam hit to RNA_pol_Rpc4, RNA polymerase III RPC4, score: 59.8, E(): 7.1e-15): MSDQHPPTLVSAAMQTNRSTTVSESSAPPSARSTPGPSAGPSGEGAPAGGIQRMKFKPKVPIRRVKTEAETRPEPAPVAQPPGRGGMNGRGRGGGTRGRGRGGAVVSTSIAAGVFGGPRPAASSSRRFTAAAPAPRTTDYASDAEVYSDHSEEDGFPSMRPIDIDMVSTMSESAPTSIYRDRKLTQGKAKGEKNKKDVKRRAAKKDTGKHRDDGRNGVKDEPMSPRQRERDDDAMMSGDEEQDRDERGRRVRNFMQTGGIDEPEVEEVNAAQAVDLSESESEDEEEDLKGDFISVDGNDPPENKLFIFQFPHLFPKFNPAGPVDLTNPDGDVKPDIKPTAAQLRAKKNVVEPTPEGRVGTMVVMKSGKVKIVMGKDIVMDVNPGVPATFVQQLVHLDAKQKSAIVLGDVHKNYVVTPDIDRLLQDLYSNGGQTPGDREVEARMKALRMRGLVKMEDH, translated from the exons ATGTCCGATCAGCATCCTCCCACGCTTGTCTCGGCGGCCATGCAGACGAACCGCTCAACCACTGTTTCAGAAAGTAGCGCCCCTCCCTCGGCAAGGAGCACACCTGGTCCTTCTGCTGGGCCTAGTGGTGAGGGTGCGCCTGCAGGCGGTATCCAGAGGATGAAATTTAAGCCCAAAGTGCCTATTAGACGGGTGAAAAC GGAAGCTGAAACTCGACCT GAACCTGCCCCTGTAGCTCAGCCACCGGGGAGAGGAGGTATGAATGGCCGTGGACGCGGTGGGGGTACCCGAGGTCGAGGTCGAGGAGGGGCAGTCGTTTCAACATCCATTGCTGCTGGCGTGTTTGGTGGACCGCGACCTGCTGCGTCCT CTTCAAGACGGTTTACCGCTGCCGCTCCAGCCCCTCGTACTACTGACTACGCCTCCGACGCCGAAGTCTACTCTGATCATtccgaagaagatggtttCCCATCCATGCGACCCATCGACATTGACATGGTGTCCACCATGTCTGAATCGGCACCCACTAGCATTTATCGTGATCGGAAACTTACCCAAGGAAAGGccaagggagagaagaacaagaaggatgtTAAGAGACGAGCAGCAAAGAAGGATACGGGAAAGCACAGAGATGATGGTCGTAATGGAGTCAAGGATGAGCCCATGTCCCCAAGacagagggagagagatgacgATGCGATGATGTCGGGTGATGAGGAACAAGATCGAGACGAGCGAGGACGAAGAGTGCGGAACTTCATGCAAACAGGCGGGATCGACGAACCTGAGGTCGAAGAAGTCAATGCCGCCCAAGCAGTCGACTTGAGCGAGTCAGagagtgaggatgaggaagaggatttaAAGGGCGACTTCATCTCTGTGGACGGAAATGACCCCCCAGAGAACAAGctgttcatcttccaattccctcacctcttccccaagTTCAACCCCGCCGGTCCTGTAGATCTTACGAACCCGGATGGCGACGTCAAGCCTGACATCAAGCCCACAGCCGCACAGCTaagggcaaagaagaacgTTGTGGAACCTACGCCGGAGGGTAGGGTTGGTACAATGGTGGTTATGAAGTCGGGTAAAGTCAAAATTGTCATGGGTAAAGACATTGTCATGGAT GTCAATCCTGGTGTCCCCGCTACCTTTGTGCAACAGCTAGTACACCTCGACGCCAAACAAAAATCCGCCATCGTCCTCGGAGATGTCCACAAAAACTACGTTGTCACTCCCGATATCGACCGTTTGCTCCAAGACCTATACAGTAATGGTGGCCAGACACCAGGTGATAGAGAGGTAGAGGCCAGGATGAAGGCGCTGAGAATGCGGGGTTTAGTCAAGATGGAGGATCACTAA
- a CDS encoding hypothetical protein (HMMPfam hit to Mito_carr, Mitochondrial carrier protein, score: 287.4, E(): 2.3e-83): MSSDSSSSQVPRFHVHPHGAHLDHPAPPIQAGESSLALEEEEEHDYESLPVGSGWAVNMAAGAMAGISEHSAIFPIDSIKTRMQILAPVLHPVTGTTSATITGTIAPQLNTISQHVRSISTTEGLRSLWRGVASVILGAGPAHAAHFGMYEFVREISGGRNDGWQGVMGTAVAGAAATVSSDALMNPFDVIKQRMQIANSPYSNVLHCARTVYAREGLTAFYVSYPTTLTMSVPFTAVQFSAYEYLKTLLNPSGSYSPSTHVIAGGIAGGLAAAVTTPLDVAKTLLQTRGSSADERIRGARGMGEALRIIWERDGWKGLRRGMAPRVLTVAPSTAISWMSYEFFKVLIRQHGSLPETGQSL, encoded by the exons ATGTCATCAgactcatcgtcatcacaAGTCCCTCGATTCCATGTCCACCCGCATGGCGCACACCTCGACCACCCTGCACCTCCAATTCAGGCTGGAGAATCATCTTTGgcgcttgaagaagaggaagagcatgATTATGAGAGTTTACCGGTGGGAAGTGGTTGGGCTGTCAACATGGCGGCAGGCGCGATG GCTGGTATATCTGAGCATTCTGCCATCTTTCCTATAGATTCTATCAAG ACGCGAATGCAAATTCTCGCTCCCGTCTTGCATCCTGTCACCGGCACCACCTCCGCCACCATCACTGGCACCATTGCCCCCCAACTCAACACCATTTCCCAACACGTCCGCTCCATTTCTACCACTGAAGGTCTCCGTTCCCTTTGGCGAGGTGTCGCCAGTGTTATCCTCGGCGCCGGACCGGCGCACGCGGCGCATTTTGGAATGTACGAATTTGTGAGGGAGATTAGTGGCGGGAGGAACGATGGATGGCAGGGTGTAATGGGCACTGCTGTGGCTGGAGCTGCTGCCACCGTCTCTAGCGATGCTTTGATGAACCCGTTTGACG TAATCAAACAACGTATGCAGATCGCCAATTCACCTTACAGCAATGTCCTCCATTGCGCGCGCACCGTTTACGCCCGCGAAGGTCTCACCGCATTCTACGTCTCTTATCCTACCACACTCACCATGTCCGTCCCCTTTACCGCCGTTCAATTCTCCGCATACGAATACCTGAAAACGCTACTTAACCCTTCCGGCTCCTACTCCCCTTCTACGCACGTCATTGCTGGCGGTATAGCGGGTGGTCTCGCAGCAGCCGTGACGACGCCGTTGGATGTGGCTAAGACGCTGCTTCAAACGAGGGGGAGCAGTGCTGATGAGCGGATAAGAGGTGCAAGGGGGATGGGGGAGGCGCTGAGGATTATCtgggagagggatggatggaagggtTTGAGAAGGGGGATGGCGCCCAGGGTTTTGACCGTAGCGCCGAGCACGGCTATCAGTTGGATGAGTTATGAGTTCTTTA AGGTCCTTATAAGACAACATGGTTCCTTACCCGAGACCGGTCAATCGCTCTAA
- a CDS encoding hypothetical protein (HMMPfam hit to PCI, PCI domain, score: 38.9, E(): 1.4e-08), whose amino-acid sequence MASKRSYTDILASIDPAQFDWPAYEGTYKGRALITRYAHLVNTCVAYPSLSASELAKTALLKLIPLVKSSTWDINTYLWAVSVLFTIVHPGQRWKAAEEMEVDREEDDEGGITKITSRGIPPGEGKEEDGFPDERWINETRDTVAKEVSRLDVELRGYMSNLIKESIRLTQLAFAELAFKVGKVREALNYYAATREYSSTPQHHVDLGVGVVETCLAFNYPAPLSGHIAKLETTLDRLHPPPHTQSKQQAGLSTTASDLRERQAEESRSQAARRSVMVRAKVGKGLISASQKDWARAGRELGWIEEDEGGLGDWEGKAISTSDLALLSAFYVLASSDRSRIRRVLLDRATFKNQLDDSQGWIVDLVRAYVDANYEQVMSLLQYSEPILLLNPFLSSCTRSIISCIQTRSIIQYVQPFSTIRIQTMTQAFGMEGDKMLDVIEKLIGDGDVGAKIDLIDNVLVMDTPDPRAEMFEKALKAGQRSSELAKASLLRMKLTEAGITVNPHAESISTEISGKQQQQQQPPLGPDATATSTTTAVQVPGTAMAEDQSAGDVVMQATGEPNGEHVA is encoded by the exons ATGGCTTCCAAACGATCATACACCGACATCTTGGCATCTATTGATCCCGCCCAATTTGACTGGCCCGCTTACGAAGGCACATACAAAG GCCGAGCCCTTATAACCCGGTATGCTCATCTTGTAAACACCTGTGTTGCCTACCCTTCCCTATCGGCCTCTGAGCTTGCAAAAACGGCATTGCTCAAGCTAATCCCACTCGTCAAGTCATCCACATGGGATATCAACACTTACCTCTGGGCTGTATCTGTCCTTTTTACTATCGTTCACCCTGGTCAGAGATGGAAGGCTGCcgaggaaatggaagtggacagagaagaggatgacgaaggtGGAATCACTAAAATCACGTCGAGAGGTATCCCTcctggagaagggaaggaggaagatgggttCCCTgatgagagatggataaATGAGACGAGGGACACTGTAGCGAAAGAGGTTTCGAGACTTGATGTAGAGCTGAGAGGGTATATGAGCAACCTTATTAAGGAGAGCATCCGT TTGACGCAACTTGCATTTGCAGAATTAGCTTTCAAGGTCGGCAAAGTGCGTGAAGCTCTCAACTACTATGCCGCCACGCGAGAGTATAGCTCTACCCCTCAGCACCACGTCGATCTTGGTGTGGGCGTCGTAGAG ACTTGTCTTGCGTTCAACTACCCGGCACCCCTTTCAGGCCACATCGCCAAACTCGAAACCACGCTTGACCGTCtccatccacctcctcaCACTCAGTCCAAACAGCAAGCTGGCCTCAGCACGACCGCTTCGGACTTGAGGGAACGTCAAGCCGAAGAAAGCCGCTCTCAggcggcgaggaggagTGTGATGGTGAGAGCCAAGGTAGGAAAAGGGCTCATCAGCGCGAGTCAAAAAGATTGGGCTAGGGCTGGGAGAGAGTTGGGATGgattgaggaggatgaaggcggGTTAGGCGATTGGGAAGGCAAG GCCATTTCCACGAGCGATCTGGCCCTCCTTAGTGCTTTCTATGTCCTTGCATCATCTGATCGCAGTCGTATACGTCGAGTACTTCTTGATCGAGCGACGTTCAAAAATCAGCTCGATGATTCACAAGGATGGATTGTCGACTTGGTCAGAGCGTATGTTGACGCGAATTACGAACAAGTTATGTCTCTCCTTCAGTACTCCGAG CCAATTCTTCTCCTTAatcccttcctctcgtcCTGCACCCgctccatcatctcatGTATTCAGACCCGTTCCATCATCCAATATGTCCAACCATTCTCGACTATCCGCATTCAGACTATGACCCAAGCAtttgggatggaaggagacaagatgtTGGATGTCATTGAGAAGCTGattggggatggggatgttGGAGCGAAGATTGATTTGATTGATAAC GTGTTGGTGATGGATACACCCGATCCGAGGGCAGAGATGTTTGAAAAGGCGTTGAAAGCGGGACAAAGGAGCTCCGAGCTTGCTAAAGCATCACTTTTGCGCATGAAGCT TACGGAAGCTGGGATCACCGTTAATCCTCATGCTGAGAGTATCAGTACCGAGATATCCGGcaaacagcaacagcagcagcagccaccACTAGGCCCTGATGCCACAGCCACAAGCACAACCACAGCCGTGCAAGTACCGGGAACTGCTATGGCAGAAGATCAATCAGCGGGAGATGTTGTGATGCAGGCTACTGGGGAGCCGAATGGCGAGCACGTGGCTTAG
- a CDS encoding hypothetical protein (HMMPfam hit to Helicase_C, Helicase conserved C-terminal domain, score: 86.3, E(): 7.8e-23; HMMPfam hit to SNF2_N, SNF2 family N-terminal domain, score: 257.5, E(): 2.2e-74) gives MPALRSTRKSAQNQPEMAVIDSVGDSRTNNAVSIKAQRQSTVEVSIPTRRTRSSTSNTASLVPNGVDRDETEDEDWADGDVNMENGDSDIELIEDQKPQINGVNGKGKGRAKEQAQPFNIGKYSRVAKASVTDLKEDTRTSGRSSRAPRRSKSQASVKIEELDGDSTESEFVVDGGGYAMDSEDEARQLKQAIRASSSKAASSKGKRTNHVALNAALARIAGKRSGQSSTATDTANATPLSDDDPVPSDSEFEEAEEQGSDLSDLSTSDSEVEVPLSRGKGSMRGGRGGAQGSKAARPSVAKGKTAAKGKTKKFQGKGRKLGGSDSEKEEEFDGAEALSDEDESLSELSDPNMSWLEKRQMQKRKEKRHAAREAAPRKKKERELAKKLGRKLTNGEKNLIALCMHRPELENVWGDLQANIEPVKPITMEAHPSLKLTLLPFQKESLYWMKKQEEGPWKGGMLADEMGMGKTIQTIALLLSEPRRKPSLVVAPVVALMQWKNEIETHAEGFTVCLWHGQGRMKAAELKKFDVVLVSYGTLEASFRRQQRGFKRGDKFIKEKSPMHEFEWHRVVLDEAHNIKERSTNAAKAAFALKATYKWCLSGTPLQNRVGELYSLVRFLGADPFSHYFCKKCPCKRLHWQFSDKRHCDECGHKPMDHVCFWNTEILTPIAKYGVEEGGPGHTAFKKLKVLLDRMMLRRTKLERADDLGLPPRTIVVRRDYFSPQEKELYMSLFTNAKRQFATYVGQGTVLNNYSNIFSLITRMRQMACHPDLVLRSKNSTLTDVQEGTVCRLCNDTAEDAIMSQCKHVFDRECIKQYLEVKQMRGHKPECPVCHIEISIDLEAEALDLEENNKKARQGILSRLNLDNWRSSSKLEALVEELEKLRHKDCTIKSLVFSQFVSFLDLIAFRLQRAGFNICRLEGSMTPQQRDATIQHFMKNTGVTVFLISLKAGGVALNLTEASMVFMMDSWWNPSVEYQAMDRIHRLGQKRPVKVVKLVIEDSIEDQIVQLQAKKLAMTEAALSSDSDSALGKLTVEDLGFLFKL, from the exons ATGCCTGCTCTCCGCTCAACCCGAAAATCAGCGCAAAACCAGCCAGAAATGGCTGTTATTGACTCTGTCGGCGATTCAAGGACCAATAACGCTGTTTCTATCAAAGCTCAAAGGCAATCAACAGTCGAGGTGTCGATACCAACTCGCAGGACGAGATCATCTACCAGCAATACTGCATCTTTAGTCCCCAATGGCGTTGATCGGGATGaaacagaagatgaagattgGGCCGATGGCGATGTCAAC ATGGAGAATGGCGACTCTGACATAGAGTTAATAGAAGATCAGAAGCCACAGATCAATGGCGTCAACGGTAAAGGCAAAGGCAGAGCGAAAGAACAAGCCCAGCCCTTCAACATTGGTAAATACAGTCGTGTCGCCAAAGCTTCCGTAACCGATCTCAAAGAGGACACGCGAACCTCTGGTCGCTCATCGAGAGCACCACGTCGTAGTAAATCACAAGCATCAGTAAAGATTGAGGAACTTGATGGCGATTCAACGGAGTCTGAATTTGTGGTTGACGGTGGAGGGTATGCGATGGATAGCGAGGATGAAGCCAGACAGCTCAAGCAGGCCATCCGTGCATCTAGTAGCAAAGCGGCGTCTTccaaggggaagagaaccAACCATGTTGCTTTGAATGCTGCTTTGGCTCGTATAGCTGGAA AACGGAGCGGCCAGTCGTCAACTGCTACCGACACAGCCAATGCCACTCCTCTCTCCGATGATGATCCCGTCCCCTCTGATTCTGAatttgaagaggctgaagaACAAGGCAGCGATCTATCCGATTTGTCAACATCCGATTCTGAAGTTGAAGTGCCGCTTTCTCGCGGAAAAGGTAGCATGCGaggaggtcgaggaggagCTCAAGGTAGTAAAGCTGCTAGGCCCTCCGTTGCCAAGGGAAAAACAGCTGCCAAAGGAAAAACCAAGAAATTCCAGGGCAAAGGCCGCAAGCTAGGTGGTTCTGATtcagaaaaagaggaggaattcGACGGAGCTGAGGCCCTTTccgatgaggatgaatcCTTATCTGAGCTTTCTGATCCCAATATGTCATGGCTCGAAAAGAGGCAGAtgcaaaaaagaaaggagaagcgCCATGCCGCAAGGGAGGCGGCGCctaggaagaagaaagagcgaGAGCTAGCAAAGAAGTTGGGGAGGAAGTTGACGAACGGGGAGAAGAACCTCATCGCTCTGTGTATG CATCGTCCGGAGCTCGAAAACGTCTGGGGCGATCTTCAAGCCAATATTGAACCTGTCAAACCCATTACTATGGAAGCTCACCCCTCGCTCAAACTCACGCTCTTGCCTTTCCAGAAGGAGAGTCTTTactggatgaagaagcaggaagaaggcCCTTGGAAAGGCGGCATGTTAGCAGATGAAATGGGTATGGGCAAGAC TATTCAAACCATTGCCCTTCTCCTGTCTGAACCTCGACGCAAACCAAGTCTCGTCGTCGCCCCTGTCGTTGCATTGATGCAATGGAAAAACGAAATCGAGACGCATGCTGAAGGGTTTACAGTATGTTTGTGGCATGGACaggggaggatgaaagCGGCGGAATTGAAAAAGTTTGATGTA GTTCTCGTTTCGTATGGGACATTGGAAGCTTCTTTCAGACGACAGCAGCGCGGTTTTAAGCGAGGAGACAAATTCATCAAGGAGAAGTCACCTATGCACGAGTTTGAGTGGCACCG AGTTGTGCTCGATGAAGCCCACAACATCAAGGAACGATCCACCAACGCCGCCAAAGCAGCGTTCGCGCTCAAGGCGACTTACAAATGGTGTCTGTCCGGTACTCCTTTGCAAAATAGGGTTGGAGAGCTTTACTCGCTGGTTCGATTTTTGGGCGCCGATCCTTTTAG TCACTACTTTTGTAAGAAATGTCCTTGTAAGAGATTACATTGGCAATTCTCCGATAAACGTCACTGTGACGAATGCGGACACAAACCGATGGACCATGTCTGTTTCTGGAACACGGAGATCCTCACCCCCATCGCCAAATACGGTGTCGAGGAAGGTGGACCGGGTCACACTGCGTTCAAGAAACTCAAGGTGCTTCTTGACAGGATGATGCTCCGACGGACCAAGCTCGAGAGAGCGGATGATCTTGGTTTGCCCCCGAGGACGATTGTGGTTAGACGGGACTATTTCAGTCcacaggagaaggagttgtATATGAGCCTGTTCACTAATGCCAAGAGGCAGTTCGCCACCTATGTGGGACAGGGAACGGTGTTGAACA ACTATTCGAATATTTTCTCGTTGATCACAAGGA TGCGACAGATGGCTTGCCATCCGGATCTTGTCTTGCGCTCAAAGAACAGCACCCTCACTGACGTCCAGGAAGGCACCGTGTGCCGATTATGCAATGATACC GCCGAAGACGCTATCATGTCACAGTGCAAGCATGTCTTTGATCGAGAATGTATCAAACAATACCTCGAGGTGAAACAGATGCGTGGCCATAAGCCTGAATGTCCTGTCTGCCATATCGAGATTTCCATTGACCTCGAGGCAGAGGCtttggatttggaagaaaaTAACAAGAAAGCTAGACAAGGTATTTTGAGCAGGCTCAATCTTGAT AACTGGCGATCGTCTTCAAAGCTTGAAGCGCTGGTAGAAGAATTGGAGAAGTTGAGACACAAGGATTGCACAATCAAGTCGCTCGTGTTCTCGCAGTTTGTGTCTTTCTTGGACTTGATCGCTTTTAGACTGCAGCGCGCTGGATTCAAC ATTTGCCGACTTGAAGGTAGCATGACGCCTCAGCAACGAGATGCCACTATCCAGCATTTCA TGAAAAATACCGGTGTCACTGTTTTTCTTATCTCATTAAAAGCGGGTGGTGTCGCCTTGAATTTGACAGAAGCGTCTATGGTCTTCATGATGGACAGTTGG TGGAATCCCTCTGTTGAATATCAAGCTATGGACCGTATTCACCGTCTCGGTCAAAAACGACCCGTCAAGGTAGTCAAGCTCGTGATTGAAGATAGTATCGAGGACCAGATTGTTCAGCTGCAAGCTAAGAAACTGGCCATGACCGAGGCGGCGCTGAGCTCTGATTCGGATTCTGCACTGGGCAAGCTTACTGTAGAAGAT CTTGGGTTCTTGTTCAAGTTGTAG
- a CDS encoding hypothetical protein (HMMPfam hit to SNF2_N, SNF2 family N-terminal domain, score: 257.5, E(): 2.2e-74), which produces MPALRSTRKSAQNQPEMAVIDSVGDSRTNNAVSIKAQRQSTVEVSIPTRRTRSSTSNTASLVPNGVDRDETEDEDWADGDVNMENGDSDIELIEDQKPQINGVNGKGKGRAKEQAQPFNIGKYSRVAKASVTDLKEDTRTSGRSSRAPRRSKSQASVKIEELDGDSTESEFVVDGGGYAMDSEDEARQLKQAIRASSSKAASSKGKRTNHVALNAALARIAGKRSGQSSTATDTANATPLSDDDPVPSDSEFEEAEEQGSDLSDLSTSDSEVEVPLSRGKGSMRGGRGGAQGSKAARPSVAKGKTAAKGKTKKFQGKGRKLGGSDSEKEEEFDGAEALSDEDESLSELSDPNMSWLEKRQMQKRKEKRHAAREAAPRKKKERELAKKLGRKLTNGEKNLIALCMHRPELENVWGDLQANIEPVKPITMEAHPSLKLTLLPFQKESLYWMKKQEEGPWKGGMLADEMGMGKTIQTIALLLSEPRRKPSLVVAPVVALMQWKNEIETHAEGFTVCLWHGQGRMKAAELKKFDVVLVSYGTLEASFRRQQRGFKRGDKFIKEKSPMHEFEWHRVVLDEAHNIKERSTNAAKAAFALKATYKWCLSGTPLQNRVGELYSLVRFLGADPFSHYFCKKCPCKRLHWQFSDKRHCDECGHKPMDHVCFWNTEILTPIAKYGVEEGGPGHTAFKKLKVLLDRMMLRRTKLERADDLGLPPRTIVVRRDYFSPQEKELYMSLFTNAKRQFATYVGQGTVLNNYSNIFSLITRMRQMACHPDLVLRSKNSTLTDVQEGTVCRLCNDTAEDAIMSQCKHVFDRECIKQYLEVKQMRGHKPECPVCHIEISIDLEAEALDLEENNKKARQGILSRLNLDNWRSSSKLEALVEELEKLRHKDCTIKSLVFSQFVSFLDLIAFRLQRAGFNICRLEGSMTPQQRDATIQHFMKNTGVTVFLISLKAGGVALNLTEASMVFMMDSSQARD; this is translated from the exons ATGCCTGCTCTCCGCTCAACCCGAAAATCAGCGCAAAACCAGCCAGAAATGGCTGTTATTGACTCTGTCGGCGATTCAAGGACCAATAACGCTGTTTCTATCAAAGCTCAAAGGCAATCAACAGTCGAGGTGTCGATACCAACTCGCAGGACGAGATCATCTACCAGCAATACTGCATCTTTAGTCCCCAATGGCGTTGATCGGGATGaaacagaagatgaagattgGGCCGATGGCGATGTCAAC ATGGAGAATGGCGACTCTGACATAGAGTTAATAGAAGATCAGAAGCCACAGATCAATGGCGTCAACGGTAAAGGCAAAGGCAGAGCGAAAGAACAAGCCCAGCCCTTCAACATTGGTAAATACAGTCGTGTCGCCAAAGCTTCCGTAACCGATCTCAAAGAGGACACGCGAACCTCTGGTCGCTCATCGAGAGCACCACGTCGTAGTAAATCACAAGCATCAGTAAAGATTGAGGAACTTGATGGCGATTCAACGGAGTCTGAATTTGTGGTTGACGGTGGAGGGTATGCGATGGATAGCGAGGATGAAGCCAGACAGCTCAAGCAGGCCATCCGTGCATCTAGTAGCAAAGCGGCGTCTTccaaggggaagagaaccAACCATGTTGCTTTGAATGCTGCTTTGGCTCGTATAGCTGGAA AACGGAGCGGCCAGTCGTCAACTGCTACCGACACAGCCAATGCCACTCCTCTCTCCGATGATGATCCCGTCCCCTCTGATTCTGAatttgaagaggctgaagaACAAGGCAGCGATCTATCCGATTTGTCAACATCCGATTCTGAAGTTGAAGTGCCGCTTTCTCGCGGAAAAGGTAGCATGCGaggaggtcgaggaggagCTCAAGGTAGTAAAGCTGCTAGGCCCTCCGTTGCCAAGGGAAAAACAGCTGCCAAAGGAAAAACCAAGAAATTCCAGGGCAAAGGCCGCAAGCTAGGTGGTTCTGATtcagaaaaagaggaggaattcGACGGAGCTGAGGCCCTTTccgatgaggatgaatcCTTATCTGAGCTTTCTGATCCCAATATGTCATGGCTCGAAAAGAGGCAGAtgcaaaaaagaaaggagaagcgCCATGCCGCAAGGGAGGCGGCGCctaggaagaagaaagagcgaGAGCTAGCAAAGAAGTTGGGGAGGAAGTTGACGAACGGGGAGAAGAACCTCATCGCTCTGTGTATG CATCGTCCGGAGCTCGAAAACGTCTGGGGCGATCTTCAAGCCAATATTGAACCTGTCAAACCCATTACTATGGAAGCTCACCCCTCGCTCAAACTCACGCTCTTGCCTTTCCAGAAGGAGAGTCTTTactggatgaagaagcaggaagaaggcCCTTGGAAAGGCGGCATGTTAGCAGATGAAATGGGTATGGGCAAGAC TATTCAAACCATTGCCCTTCTCCTGTCTGAACCTCGACGCAAACCAAGTCTCGTCGTCGCCCCTGTCGTTGCATTGATGCAATGGAAAAACGAAATCGAGACGCATGCTGAAGGGTTTACAGTATGTTTGTGGCATGGACaggggaggatgaaagCGGCGGAATTGAAAAAGTTTGATGTA GTTCTCGTTTCGTATGGGACATTGGAAGCTTCTTTCAGACGACAGCAGCGCGGTTTTAAGCGAGGAGACAAATTCATCAAGGAGAAGTCACCTATGCACGAGTTTGAGTGGCACCG AGTTGTGCTCGATGAAGCCCACAACATCAAGGAACGATCCACCAACGCCGCCAAAGCAGCGTTCGCGCTCAAGGCGACTTACAAATGGTGTCTGTCCGGTACTCCTTTGCAAAATAGGGTTGGAGAGCTTTACTCGCTGGTTCGATTTTTGGGCGCCGATCCTTTTAG TCACTACTTTTGTAAGAAATGTCCTTGTAAGAGATTACATTGGCAATTCTCCGATAAACGTCACTGTGACGAATGCGGACACAAACCGATGGACCATGTCTGTTTCTGGAACACGGAGATCCTCACCCCCATCGCCAAATACGGTGTCGAGGAAGGTGGACCGGGTCACACTGCGTTCAAGAAACTCAAGGTGCTTCTTGACAGGATGATGCTCCGACGGACCAAGCTCGAGAGAGCGGATGATCTTGGTTTGCCCCCGAGGACGATTGTGGTTAGACGGGACTATTTCAGTCcacaggagaaggagttgtATATGAGCCTGTTCACTAATGCCAAGAGGCAGTTCGCCACCTATGTGGGACAGGGAACGGTGTTGAACA ACTATTCGAATATTTTCTCGTTGATCACAAGGA TGCGACAGATGGCTTGCCATCCGGATCTTGTCTTGCGCTCAAAGAACAGCACCCTCACTGACGTCCAGGAAGGCACCGTGTGCCGATTATGCAATGATACC GCCGAAGACGCTATCATGTCACAGTGCAAGCATGTCTTTGATCGAGAATGTATCAAACAATACCTCGAGGTGAAACAGATGCGTGGCCATAAGCCTGAATGTCCTGTCTGCCATATCGAGATTTCCATTGACCTCGAGGCAGAGGCtttggatttggaagaaaaTAACAAGAAAGCTAGACAAGGTATTTTGAGCAGGCTCAATCTTGAT AACTGGCGATCGTCTTCAAAGCTTGAAGCGCTGGTAGAAGAATTGGAGAAGTTGAGACACAAGGATTGCACAATCAAGTCGCTCGTGTTCTCGCAGTTTGTGTCTTTCTTGGACTTGATCGCTTTTAGACTGCAGCGCGCTGGATTCAAC ATTTGCCGACTTGAAGGTAGCATGACGCCTCAGCAACGAGATGCCACTATCCAGCATTTCA TGAAAAATACCGGTGTCACTGTTTTTCTTATCTCATTAAAAGCGGGTGGTGTCGCCTTGAATTTGACAGAAGCGTCTATGGTCTTCATGATGGACA GTAGTCAAGCTCGTGATTGA